DNA from Krasilnikovia cinnamomea:
CGTATCGCCCACCTGCCCGGTGCCTGCGGCCAACGGTCACCACCACGGGCGCGCCCGGTCGTGCCCATTCGGACGCGGCGGCGACGGGCTCGCATTGGCTACGGTTGACGGGTGAACTTCGACGCGTACGCGCGCACTGCCGTGGATCTCGTCAACGCCGGGCTGGACGACTTCGAGGGGCTTCGCACCCTGTTCACCGAGGACCAGGCCTGGATGTGCGACGAGGTCGTGGAGAAGGACCTGCCGGTCTTCCGCCGTGCGCAGCGCCGCCTGCGCGACATCTTCGAGTACGGCACCTCCGGCCGGGACGCCGAAGCCGTGACGGAGCTGAACGCGTTGCTGGAGGCGTTCCCGGTGCAGCCGCGCATCTCCGGGCACGACGCCCATGACTGGCACATGCACGTCACCAGCCGTGGTGCCTCGGTCAGCGCGGAGTTCCTGGCCGGCGCGGTGTGGGGCCTGTCGGTCTGGCTGTGCGAGTACGGCAGCGCCCGCTTCGGCATCTGCGCCGACGACCGCTGCGGCAACGTCTACCTCGACACGTCGTCGAACAACTGCCGCCGGTTCTGTTCGGAGCGCTGCGCCACCCGTTCCCACGTGGCCGCGCACCGCGCCCGCAAACGCGCCGCCACCATGACCCTTTCCCCGGCCGACGCCGGGGCCACGGTCTGACGCCCTCGCCGCCCTGACGCCGGGATCAGCTCGGCAGCGGGGCCGGGGAGTCGGCGGCCGCCAGGTGGCGACGGGCGAATTCCAGGGATTCGCGCAGATCCGCCTCGCGGACGGCCCGGCTGGTGACCTTGCGGGTGGAGACC
Protein-coding regions in this window:
- a CDS encoding CGNR zinc finger domain-containing protein, which encodes MNFDAYARTAVDLVNAGLDDFEGLRTLFTEDQAWMCDEVVEKDLPVFRRAQRRLRDIFEYGTSGRDAEAVTELNALLEAFPVQPRISGHDAHDWHMHVTSRGASVSAEFLAGAVWGLSVWLCEYGSARFGICADDRCGNVYLDTSSNNCRRFCSERCATRSHVAAHRARKRAATMTLSPADAGATV